The Nitrospira sp. CR1.1 DNA window GTACTCGTGTCGTACGTTGAGCCGCTGAACGAGGCGAGAACGCCGCTGGTGGACTTTTTCCGCATCCTGCTAGCTGTTTCCCGTCGCACTCCGCTACACTTCGGCCACGCAGGAACACACAATGCAGCACACACGCAGCACCGACTACTACGCTACCCTGGAACTTTCGTCAGACGCGACAGAGGCCGAGATCAGGCGCGCCTGGCATGAACAGATGCAGGTCTGGCATCCCGATCGCTTTGTGCATTCACCTGCGCTGCACAAGAAAGCCGAAGTCCGCACCCAACTGATCAATCAGGCCTATCAAACGCTCAGTGACCCGGCCGCCCGCGCCCGTTACGATACCGGAAGACACCATCCCTCTGCGCCGCCCCCTCCGCCGCGGCCCTCTCCGGCGGTTCGCCCGCAACCTGCCGCACGTTCGCGACAGGAGTTGCGCGGACCACAAACGATGCTGAACGTCACCCGGTTCAGTCATCCGAAAATCATGGTGCCCGCCATCCATCTCCTCGTCGATGTACGCGAAACACAGCCCTATGAATTCAAGGGGCTCGTACGGATCGCCGGAACGCGGAAACAGGCCCTGCCGGTAGGGGACTACGCCATTGCGGAAGCGCCCGAGATATTCTGCGTCGAACGCCGGCGCACGGAAGAACTGAATACCATCTTCTCGAATCCGTCAGGCAATCGTCTGGAATTTCTCCGCGAACTTGAACCGCTTCTCGCGATTCCGCATCGGTTTCTCCTCATCGAAGGCGCCCTTCAAACAAATCGAGGCGAAGGACGATTGGGACAGTATCATCGCAATGGGTTGATAGACTTTCTCGATTCCCTCACAGCGCGATTCGGGATTCAGATTGTCCAGGCAGACACTCGCGAGGAAGCCGAAGAACGGGTCGCGAATCTGGCCGCTATCCATTACGCGTACTCTCTCGCCGAGCAACAAGGCCTCGGTCGATGCCTCACGGAAAACGACGTCTAAGTTCAAAGAAACAACTGCCTTGCCAGAATATCAGGACGTAAGATATCCTTACTTCATAGCGAGGTCCTCTATGTTGGCAAAGAAGACATCGAAGAATCAGGTAACATTGCCCAAGAAGGCGTTGGAAGACATTCCCGAAACGGAGTATTTTGATGTCACGGCAAAAGGCGGGGTGCTGATACTGAGGCCGGTAACCATGGCGGAGAAGGGTTCGCGCCTCGCAGCGGTTCGCCGGAAAATCAAAGAGCTCGGGATTGAGATGAAAGACATGGACCGCGCCATTGCCTGGGCAAGAGGACGCCATCGCCGGTGATTCGAGCGGTTCTTGACACGAACGTCGTCATCTCGGCATTGCTATTCTCTGGCCCGCCATCACAACTTGTTTCTGCCTGGCAATCGGGCCGGTTTTGCCCCGTCGTATCCGCGCCTATCCTGGACGAATATCTCCGTGTTCTTGCTTATCCGAAATTCAAGCTGACAAATACCGAAATACGAGGCTTACTGGAAGAAGAGCTGATTCCCTTCATTGAAACCGCTCAATCTGGGTCAACGGACATTCCCGGCATACGCGACCCTGACGATGCCAAGTTCATCGGCTGCGCCATGGCCGCCGAGGTCCGCTGGCTCGTGAGCGGCGACGACGATCTCCTGAGCCTTCGTCACGTCGAGTCGGTCGACATCCTTTCGGTCACAGCCTTCCTTCAACAACTGAAGCGGAGGCTATAGTAGGCGAGAACTGGATTTACGAACTGATCGGAAATGGCTTGCAGCTTCGAGGCAGCACGGACTGTCGAATTCCCTATCTCCCTCGACACTCTCGCTATCATCCAGGGATGACTATCCTGGGATGACGGAACTACCTGGCTCGTCCATCTTGAGTCGCCTTCGCCACTCTTGAGGAGTATGCGTGAACGTTTTGGTAGTCCGTCCGTGAGAAATCATGATGTCGTAGCCATACGAAACCACTATGACCACTTGCCCAACATCACCCACCCCGGACGAAGACTTGAACATCGCCATTGCAATGTTATCCGCCACTCTTTCGAAATCTTCCGGCTTTATAGGCATCTCCACACGCACCTGAATCCATGAACCAGAACTCTGCACATTTGCCTGAGTCATCATCTTGGAGGTTCCACGCGCTATTGAAACATGAGCATCCGGTACCACCGACTGAGCAAGTCGTCGCGCCTCAGCAAGTGGTGGTGAAAAATCAGGCGGATCAGATGTGTAAGGCATCAGCACGACCACCAGCACCAGGGCACTGAGTGCGCCGGCAATCGCGAGATGAGGCGTCCACATCTGCAGATGAATCTCTGAAGTGCTTTCCGCATCCCTTACAAATGTTCCAACCACTATATCGTGAAGGGCTTGACCTGTTCGCCGATTGCAACAGTAGAGATAGGCCTGTGCCACACCCACACCAACGATCACAATACTGAGTACCATTCCCACAAACTGTGCATATGGTCCTGGAGGAGTGGCTGTGCCATTCAGTGCCACTGGCACGAAGAAGATCGTTGCACGGAACGCTGATCGGGGCAGGCTCATCAGCGCGCTCTTAGCATCTGTCACTCGGATGTTCGCGAGACGTTTGCCGAGAGTCTGCCCCTGACCAATGTGACTATTCAATATGGCGAAATACACCAATGCAATTGCAGCACCAATGAATCGACCCGTTCGTCCAAGTGCGGCCAGCTGATCGAACCACAGGAAACCAAGACACGCTCCAATCGCTCCAAGGATCAACGCATCCACCACTACGGCTCCGGTTCGCCGCCAGAATGGAGCAATCTGAGTTGCCTGCGCTTCATCGTCTCTGCAGGGATCTGGCACATCAGAGGTCATGCGAATTCCCTTCTAAAGATGTCTCCTATCGCGCGAGTGTTACCTGACGGAAAGCACCTGTCAATTTGATCCGCACAATACGAATACGATCACCAGTCCGCCCCACTACGTACCATCAACTCCTGGCCCTGCGCTCATGTTTCCACCGTCGTCTCAATCATCCCTTTGCTTGGTGAGCTGTGAACCTCGTGGTAGCATGACACTCCTATGGCCCTCTCCACGACCGTGCATGATCTCCGCACCTTGATCCGCTCCTCCCACCCGCTCATTGTCATCGAGACCGTGGAAGAAGACCGGGTGTTGACCCTGCTCCAATCCGTGGCCGCCCAGGAACGGATGCCGCTGTTCGAGTGGTCGATTACGAGAGGGCTCACCAGGCCAGAAGAAAGACAGAGCCTCAGCAAGTTGACCGCCACGCCCCTCGCCGTCCTTCAACATCTCCATGGATTGACGGTTGAAGGCATCTTCTGGCTCAAGGACCTCGCCCCGCACTTGCAGGATGCCGCCGTCGCGCGCCAACTGCGCGAGGTGAGCCAGCACTTCAGCCGCTCACGCGCGACCTGTCTCGTAACCGGTCATCCCATCGCCTTGCCGCTCGACCTCGATCAGATTGCGGTGCGACTCGACCTCCAACTACCCGATCGACAGGAATTACAGACCATGCTTCAGAGCGTCCTGCAATCCCTGAGAACGAGGACGTCACCCCGTCGCCCAGCATCCACCACCGTGGTGCAGAGCCTCCTCAATTCCATGACCGCGCCGAAGACGGCGAACACAGGTCCCTCCGATCAGGACTGTGACGCGATCCTTCGCGCCTTACAGGGACTGACCTTGCATCAAGCTCGACAGGTCATTACCCAATGCGTCGTCGAAGACGGGGTGCTCTCCGCCGATGATGTGCAGACAATTCTCACGCGCAAGGTCCAGGCGATCAAGGATGGCGGCTTGCTGGAGTACTACCCGCTGGAAGACAACCGGTTCGAACTCGGTGGATTCGTGAATCTGAAATCCTGGCTGGAGCGGGCGAAGGTGGGATTCACAGCCGAAGCCAAGGCGCTCAACCTGACCCCGCCGCGCGGCATTATGCTGGTGGGTGTGCCGGGATGCGGCAAATCGCTGGCGGCCAAAGCCATTGCGCGCGAATGGCGACTACCGCTGCTCAAATTGGATGCGGGCCGGCTATTCGATAAATTCATCGGCGAGTCCGAAAAAAACTTTCGCAAGGCCATCGAGATGGCAGAATCACTGTCGCCGATCGTGCTCTGGATCGATGAAATTGAAAAGGCCATGGCGGCGGGCGGTGGCAGCGGCGATGCGGATGCGGGCTTGAGCCGCCGGCTCTTCGGCGCGTTCCTCACCTGGCTGCAGGAAAAGAAGCAAGACGTCTTCGTCGTGGCCACGGCGAACAATCTCTCCGCACTCCCGCCGGAGTTATTGCGCAAGGGACGATTTGACGAGATTTTCTTCGTAGACCTGCCGGACACAGCCGAACGCACGGCCATCTGGAAGATCCATCTCAGCCTTCGCAAACAGAACAACGCGGGGTTCGATCTTCAGAAAGTCGTGGACGCCAGCGAAGGATTCAGCGGCTCGGAAATCGAGCAGGCCGTGGTCGCTGCGCTCTATCGCGCCCTGCACCGCAAACAGCCGTTGACAACGGATCTGCTCATTGAAGAAATTTCCCACACCGTGCCGCTGTCGGTGACTCGGCGGGAAGACCTCGATCAGCTGCGAGCCACCGCCCAAGGCCGTTTCGTCAACGTACGCTGAGTACAGTCCAACCCCCTCTTCCTTCTGATCACGCCGATTCTTGCGACGCCCGTCCCGCATCACGATCGGGTGAAGGGCCTTGCCTGAAGGTTCCTTCGCAGGATCAGGCATTCATACAGTAAAATGAATCCTTGCGTCTCAGCGCGCTTGAGGACACGAATCCTTCACTCTCCTCATGCCTCTAATGGTTTCGAGGAAGGCAACGGCATGGCTACAACACGAGAGACACGCACCATGATGACAGATAGACCCCTGATGGCTTCTCTTCAAGGCCGACATGTTCGCCGGAATGGTCACCCACGTGGCCTGCTGCTCATTCTTTTTCTCACGCTTGTCACGGGAGGGATTTCCAACGTCTTGGCCAGTGACACTCCGCTTCGCTCGGAGGGCCAGATTGCCCAACGTGCCAAGACCGCCTGGGAACAGGGCACGATCGATCTCGCGCTCGGTATCCTCGAACAGGGCATCCAGGACCATCCTCAGGCCCTCGCGCTCCATCAACTTCGCGGCGACATGTTCGCCACCTCCCGTCGAACCGAAGCCGCCCTTGAGGCGTACGACACCGTTCTGGCACATATTCCCGCTGCGCTTGATGTGCGATGGGCCAGGTGGAGCGTGCTGGTGCGGTCGGGACAGGTCGAAGAAGCGGTCGCCGAGCTTCAACGCATCGCCGGACTTGATCCCCACAACCCGCTCATCCACTTGCGTCTGGCGCGCGAACTGCGAAAACTCGACCGCCTGGAGGACTCCTTCGAGGCCTACAAGAAAGCCGTCGCCCTTGGGCCGGACATGCTCAATTGGCGATTGGCCATGGCCCGGGCGCGTTTCGATATTCTGGATTATGAGGGCGCTGAACGCGACGTGCACTTTGTCCTGGATCGAGTCCCGGCCGGTTCGCCGCTTCATCTGTCGGCTAGGAATCTGCTCTCGCTGTTCTTCGGCTCGACGGAACGGGGCCGCCGCTTTGCACCGGTCATGACGCCGGATGTCAGTTCACAACAACTTCGCGATTGGTCAATGATTCGTGCGGAAGGCTACCGCCTCTTCGAGGCGGGCCGGTTTCGTGAAGCTGAACCGGTCTATCGGGAACTTTTGCGCTTAAACCCGATGGATCCGCTCGCCGGCCGGCACCTCAGTCTCATCCTCATGGGGCTGGGGCGCTGCAAAGACGCGCTCGCCGTGTCTCAAACGGGGTCTGAGTTCGACCCGACCGATGAAGAACACACCACGACGGCATTTCGTATGGGTCAATGCATGGTGGAACTTGAACGCTGGGAAGACGCGTACATGCAGTTCAAGACGCTGTACGATGCGACCGTCGAGTTCGAGAAATCGACCAAGGAAGTCCAACTCCCCTCAGGCACCAGGGTATTGAATAAGGGCGCCCTGACGCAATGGTTGGACAAGATTCGTCCGCACGTGCTGGAGTTTGCGCGACAAGTCGAGGCCGAAGCGGCAGCCAACGCGGCTCAAGCCAAAGCAGCGGCGCCGGCCACCCCGCCGGAGGCGGAACTCGCGGCCAAGGCCATCGACGCCTTGAAGCCGCAGAACACGCTGGATGCTGCGGCTTCCCTCGTCGGCCGGGACGCTGATTTCGCCTGGTTCCGCTTCGTCATTCCGGCCAAAAAAGTGATGCGGGACGATTCGCCGACCGGCGCGCACGACTTTATCCCGCTGGACCCGGGAATCACCTTCCCCGCCAATCAGCAGGATATTTACCTGGTCTTCAGCCTGGTCACCGCCTCGTACGATGAGGTACCGCTGGCTGCACGCTGTTTCAAAGAGACCACCGAGTTGGCCGGAGCGCAAGCAGCCGTCGCGCAGGACCGACTCATCATGGCCACGAACGATCAGTCCGGCTATTTCGTCCTGCCCCGTCCTGCGGCTGGATGGACTTCCGGCCTCTACCGGTGCGGACTTTTTGCGGGGGAAGACACATCGGCCTATACCCAGGTCGACGAAGTGCGGTTCCGCATCATCGAGCCGACGAGGCCTTCGTAAGAGTATTCAGTCGCAGGACGTTGTCAGAGGATGCCCGCAAGAAGAGCGTCTGCTCGCTGGTTGGACCTGATCAACTCGCGCGTACTGTTACCCGGTAGGAGCCGGTGAACGTCTCGCCGGGAAGCAATCGTTTCAGCCCCCAGTCGGGGTGATTAAAGGCATCGGTCGCGCAGGTCATCGGTTCGATCGCCAAGGCACGGCGGGGGGCCTCCGCGATAGCATCCCCCGTATAAACCACAAGTGCGGAAAAGGCGCGATCCATCACCACATCAATGGCGCGACCACGTTCCTGATAGCGCAGCGACGCCGTGGCCATTCCCGCCGCATCGCGCTCCAACTCCAGATAACAATGGTTGAAGCGGCGCGGGCCGATGGTGCGAAATTCCCGATAATCCCAGTCCGTTCCCTGTGCCGCCATCACCTTGCCGGTCGGCGCCAACTGCTCGTTAAATTCCAGATACCCCGTCGCAGGAATTTTTACCTCGGCCTCATCCACACGCCCGGCGCCGACCGTGAAGTAGGGATGGAAACCCACCCCGACCGGAGCCGCCATCCCGCCGACATTCCGGACGGAAAACCCGCAGGACAATCCCTGAACATCCAGGCTGTAGGTGACACGCACGGCGACGGAAAAGGGATAGCCGCGCGAGCCATATTGGGCGGCATCCAGACTGACATCACAGGTCACGGCATGAGCGCCAGCCTGCTGCGTCAACCACGGAAGGCTTCGCACAAATCCATGGATCGCATTCGGACCTTCCTTATCATTCCGCTCAAGCTGCAGCGCCTGGCCGTCAAACGAGTACCGTCCTCCCGCCACCCGCCCCGGAAAGGGAATCAGCACGTCACCCTGCCCGCCCTTTTTCTGCGCGCCGCCGGAATATCCCCAGACGATGTCGGTTTCTCCGCCGTGGCCGTCTACGAAAAAATAGCGCCGCAAAGAGGCCCCCCAGGGCGAGACCACCGCGCGCTGGTTCTCAAAAACCAAAGAGATCTCCGTGTCAGGCGTGACAGTCGGTGTCATGGGATGTGAGCCCTTCACGCATCGTGCCCCATCAGATACTCGAACCGTTTGCGGAAATCATCGGCGGCCAATCCGGCTGCGGTCGCCAATCGAACCACGTTCTCCGGCTGACTCAAATCCTCCGGCGAGAGTCGAATCATGTACCGGCGGGCAATCGCGTAGGACTCGGACTCAACATCCACCATGCGCACACGCGTGCGGCCGGTGGCCGGGTCGAGAATGTCGCCGAACGGAATCGGGATAAATCGTCCGTTTTGAATCGATACCATGGCCGCGCTGCCGCCCTCCAGGAGAAACTGGGCCGCGCAATAGCCCAGATCCCGCGTGTATTCCATGTCGAATGAAATAGGGTCCGCGCAGCGCAATTCATACCCGATGTTTTTATCGACGATGGTGGTCTTGATCCCGAACGCGCGCAGTTCCTTCTCCACCGCCCGCTTGAGCACAAAACCGAAATTGATCTCCGCTAACCGCACATGTCCGTGCTGATCACGTTCCACATCCTCCAACCCATTCAAGTCCTGCTGGTCGAGGATTTCGACCAGGCCTTCGGCCAGGACCGCGACCCCGTCCGACCTGCCGGCACTGAGCCGCTTGATGAACGCGGCGACGAGAATATCGACCAGCGTCCGCAGACGAATGGGTTTCTGGCGAAACTCTTCCGGAATAATAGTCAAGGTGGCGCCGGCGGCCTTGCCGATCCCGAGCGCCAGGTGTCCGGCCTTGCGGCCCATCGTGACCACGAAATACCAACGCGAGGTGGTCTCTGCATCGACCATCAGACTTTTCACCAGCTCGACCCCGATATGACGGGCCGTCTGGAATCCGAAGGTGGGAATTCCGTGCGGCAGATCAAGGTCGTTGTCGATGGTCTTGGGCACATGCGCCACCTGAAGCCGGCCGCCTCCCCGTTGCTCCAATTTCAATGCGGAAAACGCCGTATCATCTCCGCCGATCGTGATCAACCTGGTCACCCCCAGCTTGTGCAGACTCGCCAGACAGGTATCGAGATGCTCGGTTTTCTGCGTGGGATTGGCGCGCGCGGTTCCCAGACAAGAACCGCCGCTGAAGTGGATGCGGCTGATGTCTTCGATCGACAAGCGCCTGACCTTGCTGGTGTTCCCTTCCATGATCCACTTGAACCCATCCTGAATGCCGATCACCTCGCATCCGCCGAGAATGCTTCGAATCGTCGCGGCCCCGATCACACTGTTGATGCCTGGCGCCGGCCCTCCGCCGACGAGAATGCCCACGACCGGTCGCGGTTCACGTATGGTCATATTCTTCCTGCTCCTATCGGGCTGAAATGATTCGATCCGTCGTATCTGCCCCAAAACGTCCCCAAGGGCATAGCCGTCCGGCTGCTACGCGAGCAGCTCATTGTGTGCGACCCTACACGGAGGCGAAATGTGGGTCAAGGATGAGCGAACGATCTCCTGGGCCTTCAAGAATATCATTCGCGAAACATCGGACATATGTTAGCCTGATACCAACGGCCTTCTGCTCCATTCGAACGAGGTGCTCCATGATTGAGATTCTCGTCGTCGATGACAACCTGCAGTTGAGAGAGATCCTGCGAACGATCTTGAATACACGACCGGGGTTTTGCGTCACCGGTGAAGCAGCCGACGGCATCGCCGCGTCTCAACTGGCTCAAACTCTTCGGCCGCACATCATCCTCATGGACGTAGGCATGGGCCGCATGGACGGGATCGAAGCGACGCGCCGGATTCGAGCCCTCTTACCGGACACAGTCGTGATTGGAATGTCCTGCCATAACAGCAGGGAGGTCGAGGGAGCGTTGCGTGCCGTCGGGGCGAATGCGTTCCTTCCCAAAGAACTGGTACCCGAGAAAATCTTTGACGTCATTGCCCAGCAACTGTCGCACGACCAGCCTCCACAGTGATGTCGGAGGAAAACCGTTTCCGCGCTCGCCCGTCAGGAAGCACCGCAACTCACATCGGCACCTTCTCCTCTCGACCCTAATGGCCCGCTGAGAGCCGCCTCGACAATCGCCCGGCACAGCTGCCCTCCGGCGCTTTCCTTGGTGAGATACCCGTACGCCCCCGCCTGTTTCATGCGAGCCACGATATCGGGGGAGTTGTGCATGGAGAGCGCGATGATTTTGATACCAGGGAATTCCTCCGTGATCCGTTTAGTGGCCGCCACGCCGTCGCAGCGAGGCATGTTGACGTCC harbors:
- a CDS encoding DnaJ domain-containing protein — its product is MQHTRSTDYYATLELSSDATEAEIRRAWHEQMQVWHPDRFVHSPALHKKAEVRTQLINQAYQTLSDPAARARYDTGRHHPSAPPPPPRPSPAVRPQPAARSRQELRGPQTMLNVTRFSHPKIMVPAIHLLVDVRETQPYEFKGLVRIAGTRKQALPVGDYAIAEAPEIFCVERRRTEELNTIFSNPSGNRLEFLRELEPLLAIPHRFLLIEGALQTNRGEGRLGQYHRNGLIDFLDSLTARFGIQIVQADTREEAEERVANLAAIHYAYSLAEQQGLGRCLTENDV
- a CDS encoding AbrB/MazE/SpoVT family DNA-binding domain-containing protein — translated: MLAKKTSKNQVTLPKKALEDIPETEYFDVTAKGGVLILRPVTMAEKGSRLAAVRRKIKELGIEMKDMDRAIAWARGRHRR
- a CDS encoding putative toxin-antitoxin system toxin component, PIN family — translated: MGKRTPSPVIRAVLDTNVVISALLFSGPPSQLVSAWQSGRFCPVVSAPILDEYLRVLAYPKFKLTNTEIRGLLEEELIPFIETAQSGSTDIPGIRDPDDAKFIGCAMAAEVRWLVSGDDDLLSLRHVESVDILSVTAFLQQLKRRL
- a CDS encoding AAA family ATPase, coding for MALSTTVHDLRTLIRSSHPLIVIETVEEDRVLTLLQSVAAQERMPLFEWSITRGLTRPEERQSLSKLTATPLAVLQHLHGLTVEGIFWLKDLAPHLQDAAVARQLREVSQHFSRSRATCLVTGHPIALPLDLDQIAVRLDLQLPDRQELQTMLQSVLQSLRTRTSPRRPASTTVVQSLLNSMTAPKTANTGPSDQDCDAILRALQGLTLHQARQVITQCVVEDGVLSADDVQTILTRKVQAIKDGGLLEYYPLEDNRFELGGFVNLKSWLERAKVGFTAEAKALNLTPPRGIMLVGVPGCGKSLAAKAIAREWRLPLLKLDAGRLFDKFIGESEKNFRKAIEMAESLSPIVLWIDEIEKAMAAGGGSGDADAGLSRRLFGAFLTWLQEKKQDVFVVATANNLSALPPELLRKGRFDEIFFVDLPDTAERTAIWKIHLSLRKQNNAGFDLQKVVDASEGFSGSEIEQAVVAALYRALHRKQPLTTDLLIEEISHTVPLSVTRREDLDQLRATAQGRFVNVR
- a CDS encoding tetratricopeptide repeat protein; translation: MNPCVSARLRTRILHSPHASNGFEEGNGMATTRETRTMMTDRPLMASLQGRHVRRNGHPRGLLLILFLTLVTGGISNVLASDTPLRSEGQIAQRAKTAWEQGTIDLALGILEQGIQDHPQALALHQLRGDMFATSRRTEAALEAYDTVLAHIPAALDVRWARWSVLVRSGQVEEAVAELQRIAGLDPHNPLIHLRLARELRKLDRLEDSFEAYKKAVALGPDMLNWRLAMARARFDILDYEGAERDVHFVLDRVPAGSPLHLSARNLLSLFFGSTERGRRFAPVMTPDVSSQQLRDWSMIRAEGYRLFEAGRFREAEPVYRELLRLNPMDPLAGRHLSLILMGLGRCKDALAVSQTGSEFDPTDEEHTTTAFRMGQCMVELERWEDAYMQFKTLYDATVEFEKSTKEVQLPSGTRVLNKGALTQWLDKIRPHVLEFARQVEAEAAANAAQAKAAAPATPPEAELAAKAIDALKPQNTLDAAASLVGRDADFAWFRFVIPAKKVMRDDSPTGAHDFIPLDPGITFPANQQDIYLVFSLVTASYDEVPLAARCFKETTELAGAQAAVAQDRLIMATNDQSGYFVLPRPAAGWTSGLYRCGLFAGEDTSAYTQVDEVRFRIIEPTRPS
- a CDS encoding 6-phosphofructokinase — translated: MTIREPRPVVGILVGGGPAPGINSVIGAATIRSILGGCEVIGIQDGFKWIMEGNTSKVRRLSIEDISRIHFSGGSCLGTARANPTQKTEHLDTCLASLHKLGVTRLITIGGDDTAFSALKLEQRGGGRLQVAHVPKTIDNDLDLPHGIPTFGFQTARHIGVELVKSLMVDAETTSRWYFVVTMGRKAGHLALGIGKAAGATLTIIPEEFRQKPIRLRTLVDILVAAFIKRLSAGRSDGVAVLAEGLVEILDQQDLNGLEDVERDQHGHVRLAEINFGFVLKRAVEKELRAFGIKTTIVDKNIGYELRCADPISFDMEYTRDLGYCAAQFLLEGGSAAMVSIQNGRFIPIPFGDILDPATGRTRVRMVDVESESYAIARRYMIRLSPEDLSQPENVVRLATAAGLAADDFRKRFEYLMGHDA
- a CDS encoding response regulator, giving the protein MIRSVVSAPKRPQGHSRPAATRAAHCVRPYTEAKCGSRMSERSPGPSRISFAKHRTYVSLIPTAFCSIRTRCSMIEILVVDDNLQLREILRTILNTRPGFCVTGEAADGIAASQLAQTLRPHIILMDVGMGRMDGIEATRRIRALLPDTVVIGMSCHNSREVEGALRAVGANAFLPKELVPEKIFDVIAQQLSHDQPPQ